In Holophagales bacterium, one DNA window encodes the following:
- a CDS encoding Ig-like domain-containing protein, which yields MASRETPSRLLVRTGAALGLLLGACDGATPRLTVSTQPSTSPAATATQAATVPNAEAPRVISLDPPNGAADVDPGRASISVTFDRAMDRDGWSWVIEGPETAPELGEAVFDAEARVNTVQTHLLPGHTYVVWVNSPQYSYFRSNAGVPAQPLRWTFTTRSAPSAPGSDGPAVTALAAHAVAPRVITLDPPNGATGVDPTKALLRATFDRPMEESWSWVTEGADFPTATGKAYFEPDGRTAAMPVRLEPGRTYVLWLNSEQYQLFRDRAGNPAMPLRWVFSTRPAP from the coding sequence ATGGCGAGCCGCGAGACCCCATCCCGACTTCTGGTGCGGACCGGCGCCGCTCTCGGCCTGCTGCTCGGCGCCTGTGACGGAGCGACGCCTCGCCTGACGGTGTCGACCCAGCCATCGACCTCGCCGGCGGCAACGGCAACGCAGGCTGCGACCGTGCCGAACGCCGAGGCCCCGCGAGTCATCTCGCTCGACCCACCGAACGGCGCCGCGGATGTCGATCCGGGGCGGGCGTCCATCTCGGTCACCTTCGACCGTGCGATGGACCGAGACGGCTGGTCGTGGGTGATCGAAGGACCGGAGACGGCCCCCGAGCTCGGGGAGGCGGTGTTCGACGCCGAAGCTCGCGTCAATACCGTACAGACCCACCTCCTACCGGGACACACCTACGTGGTCTGGGTGAACTCGCCGCAGTACAGCTACTTCAGGAGCAACGCGGGCGTCCCCGCCCAGCCGTTGCGCTGGACCTTCACGACGCGCTCGGCCCCCTCCGCACCGGGATCGGACGGACCCGCGGTGACGGCGTTGGCCGCCCACGCGGTGGCTCCCCGGGTGATCACGCTCGACCCGCCCAACGGCGCAACCGGCGTGGATCCGACGAAGGCCCTGCTGCGGGCGACCTTCGACCGCCCGATGGAGGAGAGCTGGTCCTGGGTCACCGAAGGCGCGGACTTCCCCACCGCTACCGGGAAGGCCTACTTCGAGCCCGATGGACGGACGGCCGCGATGCCGGTGCGTCTCGAGCCTGGAAGGACCTATGTTCTCTGGCTCAACAGCGAGCAGTACCAGCTCTTCCGCGATCGTGCCGGCAACCCCGCGATGCCTCTGCGCTGGGTCTTCTCCACCCGCCCGGCCCCCTAG
- a CDS encoding cytochrome C yields the protein MIIMASLHSDQAARFLRLLAASSAVLVALLCAAPGLAQETCTSAQCHAGLVAAANVHAATDSCDSCHEALGEPHPQKGKRTFKLTAEPPALCANCHDAIGTKKSVHSPVSEGMCTTCHDPHASKEAKLLTAPASELCASCHADQTSHALLHGPVSAGACASCHLPHESDNAKLLVKAGDDLCFTCHGEVREMLAKKNVHPAIESGCTSCHDPHGAAHPKLLAEAGAALCYQCHDAIAEQVKGPSTHAALDAEKACATCHSPHATDNAKLLVKTEKETCLSCHPKVLDAGMTFLHGPIQEGRCTACHRPHGGTERKLLNASFPAAPYVPYTDKAYELCFNCHQRDLLQYPDTSFATGFRDGERNLHFLHVNNAQKGRSCRLCHTLHGGGNDRLIADSVPFGSWTLPLKFVRTEDGGSCAPGCHKPVTYDRKNPARRPATATPSPARANGRND from the coding sequence ATGATCATCATGGCTTCGTTGCACTCCGACCAGGCAGCCCGCTTCCTGCGGCTACTCGCCGCCTCGTCGGCGGTGCTCGTCGCGCTGCTCTGCGCCGCTCCCGGCCTGGCGCAGGAGACCTGCACGTCTGCCCAATGTCACGCCGGGCTCGTCGCCGCTGCCAACGTGCATGCGGCCACGGACTCGTGCGACAGCTGCCACGAGGCGCTCGGCGAACCGCATCCCCAGAAGGGCAAGCGCACCTTCAAGCTCACCGCCGAGCCGCCGGCCCTCTGCGCCAACTGCCACGACGCGATCGGCACGAAGAAGTCGGTGCATTCACCGGTCAGCGAAGGGATGTGCACCACCTGCCACGATCCCCACGCGTCCAAGGAAGCCAAGCTCCTGACCGCCCCGGCGAGCGAGCTGTGCGCCAGCTGCCACGCCGACCAGACGTCGCACGCGCTGCTGCACGGACCGGTCTCGGCCGGCGCCTGTGCTTCGTGTCACCTGCCGCACGAGTCGGACAACGCGAAGCTGCTGGTCAAGGCCGGGGACGACCTCTGCTTCACCTGTCACGGGGAAGTGCGCGAGATGCTCGCCAAGAAGAACGTCCATCCGGCGATCGAGAGCGGCTGCACCTCGTGCCACGATCCGCACGGCGCGGCTCACCCCAAACTCCTGGCCGAGGCCGGCGCGGCGCTCTGCTACCAGTGCCACGATGCGATCGCCGAGCAGGTCAAGGGTCCCTCGACCCACGCCGCCCTCGACGCCGAGAAGGCCTGCGCGACCTGCCACTCGCCGCACGCCACCGACAACGCCAAGCTCCTGGTGAAGACCGAGAAGGAAACCTGCCTCTCCTGTCACCCCAAGGTGCTCGACGCCGGGATGACCTTCCTGCACGGTCCGATCCAGGAGGGGCGCTGCACGGCCTGCCACCGCCCGCACGGCGGCACCGAACGCAAGCTGCTGAACGCGAGCTTCCCCGCCGCTCCGTACGTTCCCTACACCGACAAGGCCTACGAGCTCTGCTTCAACTGCCACCAGCGCGACCTGCTGCAGTACCCGGACACGTCGTTTGCCACCGGATTCCGCGACGGCGAGCGCAACCTGCACTTCCTCCACGTCAACAACGCCCAGAAGGGGCGGAGCTGCCGGCTCTGCCACACCCTGCACGGCGGCGGCAACGATCGACTGATCGCCGACAGCGTCCCCTTCGGCTCCTGGACCCTGCCGTTGAAGTTCGTGCGCACCGAGGACGGCGGGAGCTGTGCCCCCGGCTGTCACAAGCCGGTCACCTACGATCGGAAGAACCCGGCTCGTCGCCCGGCAACCGCCACGCCGAGCCCGGCCCGAGCGAACGGTCGCAACGACTAG
- a CDS encoding cytochrome C, with translation MDDRELQGGIRRRRAVWGACLAVALLAACSATSSHKVLSIFFDGVPEPGAQATSAGGKVAEEAAAPAPPTVFAHGPYADKQCDACHDRRANNGLVAPREELCQRCHDLQLDKAYVHGPLASGGCLACHDPHSSRFRYLLAAEPTTFCVRCHDAAAVAASPAHGGDPGDCTACHDAHMSDQKYLLK, from the coding sequence ATGGACGATCGAGAGCTCCAGGGGGGGATTCGCCGACGGCGCGCCGTGTGGGGCGCTTGCCTGGCGGTGGCGCTGCTGGCGGCGTGCAGCGCGACCTCGAGCCACAAGGTGCTCTCGATCTTCTTCGACGGAGTTCCCGAACCCGGGGCGCAGGCGACCTCGGCCGGCGGAAAGGTCGCGGAAGAGGCGGCCGCCCCGGCGCCGCCGACGGTCTTCGCGCACGGGCCGTACGCCGACAAGCAGTGCGACGCCTGCCATGATCGGCGCGCCAACAACGGCCTGGTCGCGCCGCGTGAGGAGCTCTGCCAGCGCTGCCACGATCTGCAACTCGACAAGGCGTACGTGCACGGACCGCTCGCGTCCGGCGGTTGTCTCGCCTGCCACGATCCGCACAGCTCGCGCTTCCGGTATCTCCTTGCCGCGGAGCCGACGACCTTCTGCGTGCGCTGTCACGACGCGGCCGCGGTGGCCGCCTCCCCGGCCCACGGCGGCGACCCCGGCGACTGCACCGCCTGCCACGATGCCCACATGTCCGACCAGAAGTACCTGCTGAAGTGA
- a CDS encoding tetratricopeptide repeat protein, translating into MASSSRRRSSRTTAPVPNPSPPASRPEPSFVRSLLTRRMAMALLPSLLALGVFATTLANGFVNDDEHQVLLNPWIRDLGSLPRILSRSVWGFLDAPVAADYYRPVMHLVLLAENLLFGLRAWGFHLVNVLFHAVNTGLVFLFVERLVLAEGGAATTPARKGDDAHWIVPFVAAAIFAVHPAQTEAVAWVASLPELTFTLAGLLALWLEIGARSRPDRTSTAALAAFGLALLAKETAVVVPVLLASWELTGTGTSWSALRAAGRRVRPYLALTGVYLAIRQAILAAANLRNLDDWHPTALEAVAGAGVLVRDYLSVLLLPDELDHWRRFRPADFQWSVEGGSVLFALGVVGAAVWVARRRRIARFGLALVALPLAPAFYVSLGRGAPPAERYLYLPMVGFALLGALALQAMASRPRLRLVAVPTLLLTVTLLAVLTLRRIPVWKDSYTLFVDAKARGSDVPLPPASLAATLLARGRPAEAVALLRILAEAEPARAASLSALGGALLVAGQGEEGIGLLRRALALAPEDAAGHFDLAGALSRSGRSSEALEHYRVAVRLRPDNPYFHAVAGIECAEQGHLDEAVSRFEDAVRLAPAEPSYRRNLERALALRAARSSAAR; encoded by the coding sequence GTGGCCTCCTCCTCGCGTCGCAGGTCCTCCCGCACCACGGCGCCGGTGCCGAATCCGTCGCCGCCGGCCTCTCGGCCGGAGCCGTCCTTCGTCCGCTCGCTGCTGACCCGCCGGATGGCGATGGCCCTCCTGCCGTCGCTGCTTGCTCTGGGCGTTTTCGCCACGACGCTCGCCAACGGTTTCGTCAACGACGACGAGCATCAGGTCCTGCTGAACCCCTGGATCCGGGACCTCGGCTCCCTTCCGCGCATCCTGTCGCGCAGCGTCTGGGGTTTCCTCGACGCGCCGGTGGCAGCCGACTACTACCGGCCGGTGATGCATCTCGTGCTCCTGGCGGAGAACCTCCTCTTCGGTCTGCGTGCGTGGGGGTTCCACCTGGTCAACGTGCTGTTCCACGCGGTGAACACCGGACTCGTCTTCCTGTTCGTGGAGAGGCTCGTCCTCGCTGAGGGCGGAGCGGCGACGACACCGGCGCGGAAGGGCGACGACGCACACTGGATCGTCCCGTTCGTCGCTGCAGCGATCTTTGCCGTTCATCCGGCTCAGACCGAGGCGGTGGCCTGGGTTGCCTCGCTGCCGGAGCTCACCTTCACGCTGGCCGGTCTGCTGGCGTTGTGGCTCGAGATCGGTGCGCGGTCACGCCCCGACCGGACGTCGACGGCGGCGCTGGCGGCGTTCGGTCTGGCACTCTTGGCGAAGGAGACGGCGGTCGTCGTCCCGGTGCTGCTGGCGAGCTGGGAGCTGACGGGGACCGGGACCTCGTGGAGCGCCCTTCGTGCGGCCGGGCGCCGGGTGCGTCCCTACCTGGCGCTGACCGGCGTCTACCTGGCGATTCGGCAGGCGATCCTCGCCGCGGCGAACCTGCGCAACCTCGACGACTGGCATCCGACGGCGCTCGAGGCCGTCGCCGGGGCCGGTGTGCTCGTGCGCGACTACCTGAGCGTCCTGCTGCTGCCCGACGAGCTCGATCACTGGCGCCGTTTTCGTCCGGCGGATTTCCAGTGGTCGGTCGAGGGGGGCTCGGTGCTTTTCGCCTTGGGCGTCGTCGGTGCGGCGGTCTGGGTCGCGCGTCGGCGCCGAATCGCGCGCTTCGGTCTGGCGCTCGTTGCTCTCCCGCTTGCTCCCGCGTTCTACGTGAGCCTCGGCCGGGGAGCGCCGCCGGCCGAGCGCTACCTGTACCTGCCGATGGTCGGATTCGCCTTGCTCGGAGCGCTGGCGCTTCAGGCGATGGCGTCGCGTCCCCGCCTGCGCCTCGTCGCCGTGCCGACACTTCTGCTGACCGTGACGCTCCTTGCCGTCCTGACGTTGCGGCGCATCCCGGTGTGGAAAGACTCCTACACGCTCTTCGTGGACGCGAAGGCCCGAGGGTCCGACGTCCCGCTGCCGCCGGCGTCTCTCGCCGCGACGCTGCTCGCACGAGGGCGCCCTGCCGAGGCCGTGGCCTTGCTGCGCATCCTCGCCGAGGCCGAGCCTGCCCGCGCCGCGTCGTTGTCCGCCTTGGGAGGAGCCCTGCTCGTCGCTGGTCAGGGAGAAGAGGGCATCGGGCTCCTGCGGCGAGCTCTCGCTCTCGCCCCCGAGGACGCTGCCGGCCACTTCGACCTGGCAGGTGCGCTCTCCAGGAGCGGGCGGTCGAGCGAGGCGTTGGAGCACTATCGAGTTGCCGTCCGGCTACGGCCCGACAACCCCTACTTCCATGCCGTGGCGGGCATCGAGTGCGCGGAGCAGGGGCATCTCGACGAAGCGGTCTCTCGCTTCGAGGATGCCGTGCGGCTCGCCCCGGCCGAACCGTCCTATCGCAGGAACCTCGAGCGGGCGCTGGCCTTGCGAGCCGCCCGCTCGTCGGCCGCGCGCTAG
- a CDS encoding cytochrome c3 family protein: protein MRKLFVTLAVVCLVLAGVSLVSAATAKQAPQEITISDCQAKQPPVNFPHGKHLTLDCKTCHHTQADLKAGTDVAVKACKDCHVAPEKPETPKCSEMSMTKNPFHISCIGCHKAEVAKNAAKPLPVKCADCHKKA, encoded by the coding sequence ATGCGGAAGCTGTTCGTGACACTGGCTGTTGTCTGTCTCGTGCTCGCGGGTGTGAGCTTGGTCTCTGCCGCGACCGCCAAGCAGGCGCCGCAGGAAATCACCATCTCCGACTGCCAGGCCAAGCAGCCGCCGGTGAACTTCCCGCACGGGAAGCACCTGACGCTCGACTGCAAGACCTGCCACCACACCCAGGCCGACCTGAAGGCCGGAACCGATGTGGCGGTGAAGGCGTGCAAGGATTGCCACGTCGCGCCGGAGAAGCCCGAGACGCCGAAGTGCTCCGAGATGAGCATGACGAAGAACCCGTTCCACATCTCTTGCATCGGCTGCCACAAGGCCGAGGTGGCGAAGAACGCCGCCAAGCCGCTCCCCGTCAAGTGCGCTGACTGCCACAAGAAGGCGTAG
- a CDS encoding cytochrome c3 family protein, which produces MPHPEPSRARLLLPVTAAIVALTFASGAGAQRAANVQNTRHNLSVSGPGTVKALTEDRICVFCHTPHNSTPQAPLWNRGLEPQTYSVYWSPTLKAAPLPQPSGPTKLCLSCHDGTIALGTVVNPAAGIAMSGGGVIPPASASMFGLDLSGHHPVSFPYHTALPNANLVSPPPPVLSYGAADEIHCITCHDPHDDQFGKFLVMDNQASALCLTCHHFTRWPTATHAVSTVSLLGAQLPAGLARSAVSPRLADLACEACHTSHAAATPASLLRFTDRRPEPYSCTTTGCHSGGGSGTASAAPGAEGSAKTDIGRQVRKGSAHREWVGDALPAPGTGVGEPSTTLAGVACQSCHDPHAANRRAATLPYASGLLDDVPGVDRSGLRVASVTYEYELCFRCHANASGDREVVPRVVASTNTRLDFDPSNVSYHPVVAMGRNLDVPSIPSALSPGMAPSQIVGCTSCHADDEGGSRGPHGSDYAPILRERYDLSGNVGESFEMYALCYRCHDRGAILRNASFRAKTQHTTLSGGGHRGHLQAGISCATCHDPHGVPAEGAGADPESGDHRHLINFDLRIVQPLPGQRYPVFQSTGLFSGSCTLTCHGVTHDRATASYP; this is translated from the coding sequence ATGCCACACCCTGAGCCCTCTCGCGCGCGGCTGCTGCTGCCGGTGACGGCGGCGATCGTCGCCCTGACCTTCGCCTCCGGTGCCGGGGCTCAGCGCGCCGCCAACGTCCAGAACACCCGGCACAACCTCTCGGTCTCCGGGCCCGGAACCGTCAAGGCGTTGACCGAAGATCGCATCTGCGTCTTCTGCCATACGCCGCACAATTCGACGCCTCAGGCACCGCTCTGGAACCGCGGCCTCGAGCCGCAGACCTACAGCGTCTACTGGAGCCCGACCTTGAAGGCGGCGCCGTTGCCGCAGCCGTCGGGCCCGACGAAGCTCTGCCTGAGCTGCCACGACGGGACGATCGCCCTCGGCACCGTGGTGAATCCCGCGGCGGGCATCGCGATGAGCGGTGGCGGCGTGATTCCGCCGGCGAGCGCGTCGATGTTCGGGCTCGACCTGTCCGGCCATCACCCGGTGTCGTTTCCATACCACACCGCGTTGCCCAACGCGAACCTGGTGTCGCCGCCGCCGCCGGTCCTCAGCTACGGCGCGGCGGACGAGATCCACTGCATCACCTGCCACGATCCGCACGACGACCAGTTCGGCAAGTTCCTGGTGATGGACAACCAGGCCTCCGCCCTCTGCCTGACCTGTCACCACTTCACTCGCTGGCCGACGGCGACCCACGCCGTCTCGACGGTGTCGCTGCTGGGTGCCCAGTTGCCGGCGGGGCTGGCGCGCTCGGCGGTGTCGCCGCGACTCGCCGACCTCGCTTGCGAGGCCTGCCACACCAGTCACGCGGCGGCCACTCCGGCCTCGCTGTTGCGTTTCACCGACCGTCGCCCCGAGCCCTACTCGTGCACGACCACGGGCTGCCACAGCGGGGGGGGCTCCGGTACCGCGTCGGCGGCACCGGGGGCCGAGGGCTCGGCGAAGACCGACATCGGACGCCAGGTGCGCAAGGGATCGGCCCATCGGGAGTGGGTCGGCGACGCGCTGCCCGCACCGGGAACGGGCGTCGGCGAGCCGTCGACGACCCTCGCCGGCGTGGCGTGTCAGTCCTGCCACGATCCGCACGCGGCGAACCGCCGGGCCGCCACCCTGCCCTATGCCTCGGGCCTGCTCGACGACGTGCCGGGAGTCGATCGCAGCGGCCTCCGCGTGGCGTCGGTGACCTACGAATACGAGCTCTGCTTCCGCTGCCACGCCAATGCCTCCGGCGATCGCGAGGTCGTGCCACGGGTCGTCGCGAGCACCAACACGCGACTCGATTTCGACCCGAGCAACGTCTCCTACCACCCGGTCGTGGCGATGGGACGCAACCTCGACGTGCCGAGCATCCCGTCCGCGCTGTCGCCGGGAATGGCCCCGTCGCAGATCGTCGGCTGCACCTCGTGCCATGCCGACGACGAGGGCGGATCGCGCGGGCCGCACGGTTCGGACTATGCACCGATCCTTCGCGAGCGCTACGACCTGTCGGGCAACGTCGGCGAGAGCTTCGAGATGTATGCGCTCTGCTATCGCTGCCACGATCGCGGGGCGATCCTGCGCAATGCGAGCTTCCGCGCCAAGACGCAGCACACGACCCTCTCCGGGGGCGGACACCGCGGGCACCTCCAGGCCGGGATCTCGTGTGCCACCTGTCACGACCCGCACGGCGTCCCGGCCGAGGGTGCCGGTGCGGATCCCGAAAGCGGCGACCATCGACACCTGATCAACTTCGACCTGCGGATCGTCCAGCCGTTGCCTGGACAGCGCTATCCGGTCTTCCAGTCGACCGGCCTCTTCTCGGGCAGCTGTACGCTGACGTGCCACGGTGTGACGCACGATCGGGCGACCGCGAGCTACCCCTGA
- a CDS encoding S1/P1 nuclease, whose protein sequence is MPRHHAVRPALVPVALLGLLWLVPAPAAGWGATGHRTIGRIAEHRLSPAARTALAELIGAESLPRISTWADDIRTDPAWAKAETWHYVNIADGATYENTKKSETGDVLEAIGRFSRILADRAAPREERATALKFLVHFVGDLHQPLHAGRADDRGGNDILVLWQNEPSNLHSVWDSGMIDASKLSFSELAEFIDHVEPEQEQAWRKSEPGDWAKESMALRSQIYDLGDHRLSHKYVARNWATVELRLLQAGVRLSALLEKLLVD, encoded by the coding sequence GTGCCCCGTCACCACGCCGTCCGCCCTGCCCTCGTCCCTGTCGCGCTGCTCGGGCTCCTGTGGCTCGTCCCCGCTCCGGCCGCCGGCTGGGGCGCCACCGGACATCGCACCATCGGCCGGATCGCCGAGCATCGGCTCTCTCCCGCCGCGCGCACGGCGCTCGCCGAGCTGATCGGCGCCGAGTCGCTGCCGCGGATCAGCACCTGGGCCGACGACATTCGCACCGACCCCGCCTGGGCGAAGGCGGAGACCTGGCACTACGTCAACATCGCGGACGGTGCGACCTACGAGAACACGAAGAAGAGCGAGACCGGCGACGTTCTCGAGGCGATCGGCCGCTTCTCCCGCATCCTCGCTGACCGTGCCGCCCCGCGCGAGGAGCGCGCCACGGCGCTCAAGTTCCTGGTGCACTTCGTCGGAGATCTGCACCAGCCGCTGCATGCCGGTCGCGCCGACGACCGCGGCGGCAACGACATCCTGGTGCTCTGGCAGAACGAGCCGTCGAACCTACACAGCGTCTGGGACAGCGGGATGATCGACGCCTCGAAGCTCTCCTTCAGCGAGCTCGCGGAGTTCATCGACCATGTCGAGCCCGAGCAGGAGCAAGCCTGGCGCAAGAGCGAGCCGGGCGACTGGGCCAAGGAGTCGATGGCCTTGCGGAGCCAGATCTACGATCTCGGCGACCATCGATTGAGCCACAAGTACGTCGCTCGCAATTGGGCGACCGTCGAGCTCCGCCTCCTCCAGGCCGGCGTCCGGCTGTCCGCTCTGCTTGAGAAGCTGCTCGTCGACTAG